The Lachnospiraceae bacterium KM106-2 nucleotide sequence CCAAGTGGATCTGGAAAATCAACCTTTCTTAGATGTTTGAATTTGTTAGAGACACCTACTAGTGGAGAAATTATATTTGAAGGAGAAAATATTACAGAATCGGGAAGAGATATTAATAAGATCCGTGAGAAGATGGGAATGGTGTTTCAACAATTCAATCTGTTCCCTCATTTGACTGTTCTTGATAATATCATGCTCGCGCCGGTTAAGTTAGGAAGAATGACGAAAGAAGAGGCTAGGGATAAGGCATTGGAATTGCTGGCTAGAATTGGTTTAAGCGATAAGGCAGATTGCTATCCCAAACAGCTTTCTGGTGGGCAAAAGCAAAGAATCGCAATTGTAAGATCTTTAGCTATGGATCCAGATGTATTACTGTTTGACGAACCGACCTCAGCACTTGATCCAGAAATGGTCAATGAGGTCTTGGATCTGATGAAGGAACTTGCAAGAGAGGGGATGACCATGATTGTTGTTACTCACGAGATGGGATTTGCGAAAGAGGTTGCCAATCGTGTGTTATTTATTGATGGAGGAAAGGTGCTAGAGGAGAATAATCCGATCGACTTTTTTGAACATCCTCAGAATGAACGTTTAAAAACATTTTTATCAAAAGTTTTATAGAAATAGCAAAATGAGTATCCAGTTATGAAATAACATGGATGCTCGTTTTTATTACAATAAAAAACTACGAAGTGTTATTTTTTCACTCTATACTAAGAAAAGTGATTTGTATATGACAATAAAGTAAAACTTGTATTTGTATCTTGAATATGGAAAAGCCTTCCAAAATATGTTATACTATAGAGACTAAATATGAGGTATGAATGTGATTTTTAAAATCATGTATGAGAGGAGCGCAGTACGAAAGTGAAGAATCGTATATTTGCAGGATGTTTGGTTGGAGGCGCACTTGGAGATGCACTAGGTTATTCCTTGCTTAAGGATAGTCCCAGTTTAGTAGTATCTGATGTGACACAACTAGCACTATTTACAACTGAAGGACTGATTTGGGGAGATTTAAGGGTTAAGCGCTTTAACAAAGTTTCGTATGCATCCTCATGTTTTTTTAGTTATCAGAGATGGTTGACGACACAAGGCTGCCAACTTGCAGATGAGGCATATAGCTGGGTTTTAGATGATAGCAGGTTAGAAGTGCGTTCTCCATTATTAGAGGAGAATAAGTTACGGGCAGTTCGAAGTACATCGCCATTATTCACAGAGGTATTAGGCGGAATTAAGAATCAAGATTATGGAACAAAAGAAAGCCCAATCAACGATAGAAAAGAGGATGATGTACTTGCCTTTGGACCACCGGTAGGGTTATATTTTATGGATTCGCCATCTATGGCTTTTCGAGTTGCGAGTGAGATAGCAGCTATGATCTATGGCAATCCAACAGCTTATTTATCGGTTGGACTTTTCGCGGCTATCATTTCGTTAGTTGCTTCCGGTAGCTCTATCCTAGAAGCGGTGCCACATGCATTATCGATACTTGGTGGATATCACGGATCTCGAGAGGTTTATGATACTGTGATTTTGGCGCTGGAGAAAGGAAAGAAAAAGAATACGTTAGAATATGCTGATCACCATAGCACGGCTGCAACGACATTGGCGAGAGGTATTTATGATGTGCTTTTATATGAAGAAAACTATGAAGAAGCTATTATTCTAGCAATTCAAGGAAAACGGAAGAATCAGATAGGTTATATATGTGGATGCCTATTAGGACTTAAGTTAGGATTAGATGAGATACCAAAGGATGCTGTGGAGTCAATCGATTGTATTGATATCATTCTAAAAATGTCAGATAAATTAGGTATCAGTTATGAGAATAAGTTGTATATTACATAATATTGAGTAAGTTGGAAAGCGAGGACTTATATGGGTATATTTCAACGATTTCGAAAGAAAGTCGATGAGCCTGTATCAGAAAAAGAGGTTTTTGTTCCGCTCAATGGTACGATCATTGCATTAGATCAGGTCAATGATCCTCTGTTTGCTGATCATGTTCTTGGAGACGGAATCGCGATTGAACCAAGTGATGGTGTTTTAGTTTCTCCGGTGGATGGAGAGATTACCATGTTATTTGATTCAAAACATGCCATATTGATAAAATCGAAGGATGGTGTCAAAATATTTATTCATATAGGAATCGACACAGTTGCGCTTGGAGGAAGATACTTTAGAAGTCTATGCAAGTTAGGTGACCGGGTAACTAAAGGGGATAAGATCATGGAGTTTGACTGTGATATGATCCGTAAAGAAGGTTATGAACTTACAACCCCAATTATCATCAGCAACTATAATGATTATGAAGAGATTGAAGTAGTTGCGAAAGAACAAGTGAGTCGCTTAGATCTCTTGATGAAAATGAAATAAAAAAAGGAGTTTTTGCATGGGAGAAGATTCATGCAGAAACTCCTTTTTGATTACAGGTAGAGTCGCTAGAGCTATTAGAGGTATAAAACAAAAGCAATCGGAAACGATACCTTAGGAGGAGGTGTTGTTTATGCTGTTGATTAAAAATGGCTATCTTCTAACGATGGAAGAGAAAGATTATGAGAATGGATGTATTTTAATAGAGAATGGAAAAATTATTGAGATTGGTGAGAGTATTCAAGAAACCGACGAGATGGAAGTGATCGATGCGAAGGGGAATTTAGTAATGCCAGGAATCATCGAAGCACACTGTCATATAGGAATTACAGAGGAGAAAAAGGGGATGGAAGGTGATGATTGTAATGAGATTACGGAACCGATCACGCCATACTTAAGAGCAATCGATGGAATTAATCCTATGGATCAGGCTTTTCATGATGCGATCAAGGCAGGAATTACATCCGTACAAGCAGGACCTGGAAGCAGTAATGTGGTGGGTGGACAGTTTGCCTTTATCAAGACACATGGTCGTATTCTGAGTGAGATGTTAGTAAAAGAATATTCCTCTATGAAAGTATCGTTCGGAGAAAATCCTAAAAAGAATTATGGAGATAAGGATAAGATGCCTTCGACTAGAATGGCAACGGCTTGGATGTTGCGAAAAGAATTACTGAATGCAAAGCAATATCTTGAACAAAAGGAAAATGCAAAAAAGAATAATGAACCATTTGCGATAAATTATGAAATAGAGCCATGGATTCCAGTGCTATTAAGAGAAGTTCCTCTAAAAGCACATGTACATCGAGTGGATGATATTATGACCGCGATACGAATCGCAAAAGAATTTAATCTTAAGATGACATTAGATCATTGCTCCGAAGGGCATTTGATTAAAGATTCGATTAAAGAAGCAGGTTATCCGGTCATCATAGGACCTAGTCTTGCGTCGAGAAATAAGATAGAAATTCAGTATGCATCTCCAAAAACAGCGGGTGTTTTACAAAATGAAGGAATCCTAGTAGGGATAACTACTGACCATCCAGTTATTCTAATCCAATACTTACCAATGTGCGCAGGAGTGGCAGCTAAAATGGGTCTTGGAGTGATTGAAGCATTAAGGGCGATTACCATTAATGCCGCGAAAATATGTGGGGTAGAGGAGCGTGTGGGAAGTCTTAAAGTTGGAAAAGATGCAGACATAGTTATCTTTGATGACAATCCGTTAGAGATATTTACCAATACACTTTATACGATCATTAATGGTATAATTGTGTACGATGCTTCTAAAGAAGAAAAATAGGAATATGTCAGCTTATTACTGGCATATTCCTATTACATCGTAATGGGTTAGATATAGACTCCTTCGATATGAAGGCATCGATAGGAAGAATATTGATATGTATTAAGCGGACGTAATTTTGCATCATAATCATGAGCGTTCACATAGATTGAGTTGATGGAAGGTACATCACCAATCATGGTCACGATAAGAGTATGGTAGAATTCATTATAATCGTTTGCGAGCTGGATGATATCTCCTAACATGATCTGTTCAATTGGTACGACAGAGGCGAAGACACCTTTTGTTTTATTGGTGGTAAGAAAGTTATATAGGTATTGAACGCCTGTCCAAGAAGGGGACCGATCATTTGCTGAGTTATAATACCAGCCAAATGTTTTTGTGTAATTCATTACATTACTTCCTGCATAGAGACATTGTGAGATGAAATTTGTGCAATCGCCTCCGAGGTTGGTAAAATCCAAATAATTAGGATTTCTTGTCAACGCAAATCGATTGGCATAAATGAGAGCTGCTTTACGATCATATCCTTTGATTGAAGTCATAGTATCACCTCATTTTTATTAAAAAAGCTTAAAAAAGCTTTCTATTATATATGTATATGACGGTAAAGGCAATAGAATAACTAGAAAGGTACTAAAATGAAAATAAGTATTATCAAGAGAAATGGTAAACAAGAGCCATTATGTGTAGAAAAGACGAAGAGAATGGTTCGCTATGCCTGTGAGGGGATAGAAGGCTGTGATCCGATTGAATTAGAACTTGATTCTCAGATCCAATTTATAGATGGGATGACAACAAAGAATATTCAAAAAGTATTGATTCAGACAGCGATTGAGAAAGTAATATCAACTGCACGCGATGATTATGGTAATACATTTCGTAAGACAAATACAAACTGGCAGTATGTTGCTGCAAGATTGTATGCGTATGATTTATATAAAGAGGCTGCCATTCAGCGTGGATATACTCATTTCGGATATGGAGATTATTATACATTAGTAAAGATGTTAACGGATGCAGAATGTTACGGTAGCTATCTTTTAGAAAATTACTCCAAAGCAGAGGTAGAAGAATTAGGTTCTTACATTAGAGAAGAACGTGACGAACTATTCAATTATGAAGGAATTAAACTTTTATCCGATCGTTACTTAGTAAGAGGTTATAACAAAGAGGTCATGGAACTTCCACAGGAACGATTCATGACAATTGCAATGCATTTAGCGATTCCAGAGGGAGAAAACCGTGTTAAATATGCGAAAGAGTTCTATGATCTTTTAAGCCAGCTTAAGATGACCGTAGCGACTCCGACCCTTGCCAATGCAGGAACGAAGTTCTATCAATTAAGCAGCTGTTTCATTTCGACAGTAGGAGATAACTTATGGTCTATCTATGATGTAAACCAGAAGTTTTCTAGCGTAAGTAAACATGGTGGAGCACTTGGTATCTACCTTGGAAAGGTACGTGCCTTAAACAGTGAGATCCGTGGATTTAAGAACGCCAGTGGAGGTGTTATCCCTTGGATCCGTTTATACAATGATACTGCTGTAGCAGTAGATCAGCTTGGAAGAAGAAAAGGTGGGGCTACCGTAACGCTTGATATCTGGCATGCAGATCTTTATGAATTCTTAGAATTAAGAACCAATAATGGTGATGATCGACGTAAAGCTCATGATATCTTCCCGGCACTCTCAGTTCCGGATCTATTTATGGAACGTTTGATCAATCGTGAAGAATTTTCATTATTTGATCCTTATATGGTTCAAAAAGTGATGGGATATTCCTTAGAAGATTTCTATGACGATAAAGAAAAAGAATTTACAAAACGTTATTTAGAATGCGAAGCAAATCTTGCAATCCCTCGTGTCAGTGTACCAGCACTTGATATTATGAAACGTATTATGAAGAGCGCAGTAGAGACAGGAACACCATTCATTTTCTTTAGAGATATTGTAAATCGTGCAAATCCGAATAAGCATAATGGTATGATCTACGCATCTAACCTTTGTCATGAGATCGCTCAAAATATGAGTGAAAGTGAATTTATTCAAGAGCAATGCCAGGATGAAGATGGAAATACGATCATCGTAACTAAGGTTCAATCAGGTGATATGGTTACTTGTAATCTTAACTCGATTAATCTTGGTAAGATCACGAAAGAAGAACTTGCTAAGAATATTCCATTACAGATCCGTATGCTAGATAACGTAATTACGTTAAATCAATCACCGGTTATGGAAGCGAAAATTACAAGTGAAAAATACCGTGCGATCGGACTTGGAACAAGCGGATATCATCATTACCTTGTAAACAATGGAATTCGTTGGGAAAGCGAAGAACATTATCAAGCAGCAGATGAGTTATTTGAAGAGATTGCTTATCAGGCAATTAAAGCAAGTATGGAACTTGCCAAAGAAAAAGGCTCTTATCCTGTGTTTGAAGGTAGCGAATGGCAAACAGGTGAATATTTCGCAAGAAGAAATTATACAAGCGAACGTTTTGTGAAGTTACAAGAAGAGATCAAGCAAAATGGTATGAGAAATGGTTATATTATGGCGGTTGCGCCAACTGGAAGTACGTCTAATATTGCCAATACTACGGCAGGTATCGATCCGATCTTTATGAAATCCTTCATTGAAGAGAAGAAAGGAAGTTTCATTCCTAAGACTGCACCAGATCTTAATGATTCTAACTTCTGGTTATACCAGGAAGCTCATCATATCAACCAGTTCGTAAGTATTAAAGCTTGTGGTATCAGACAACGTCATGTTGATCAAGCACAATCCTTTAATTTATATATCACGCCTAATGTTAAAGCGATCGATATTTTGAATATGTATATCGAATGCTGGAAGAATGGTGTGAAGACGATCTACTATGTTAGAAATCAATCATTAGAAATGGATGAATGTTCAAGCTGCAGCAGCTAAAAAGGAGTAATAACATGAATAAGAAAAAAATATTTAATGAATTTGGACTTCGTGGAACACAGTCCATCATTAATGGAAATACAACGAATTTAAGAGAGTGGAATCGTATTAAGTATGACTGGGCGAGAACCATGTATCGTACGATGTTAAATAACTTCTGGATTCCGGAAGAAATATCTCTAAGTGAAGATGTAAAGCAGTTTGCTTATTTGACAGATGGAGAACGTAATGCATTTGATCGAATCATTTCCTTTTTGAATTTTCTTGATTCTGTTCAATCAGAAAATTTACCAAACCTCTCTCGTTATGTAACAGCATCAGAGGTGTCTTCTCTATTGAATATCCAGGCATTCCAAGAAGAAATCCATGCTCAGAGTTATTCTTATATTTTGGATACCGTAACGAATCCTGTTACAAGAGATGAAATCTATGATATGTGGCGTGTAGACGAGCATCTGTTAAAAAGAAATCGTTTTATTGCCAGTATCTATCAACAATTTAATGAAGAAGCAACACAAGAGAACTTTATTAAAGTTGTGATCGCAAACTATATTTTAGAGGGAATTTATTTTTACTCTGGTTTCAGTTTCTTCTATACCCTTGCCAGACAAGGAAAGATGACTGCGACAAGTACGATCTTTAAGTATATCAACCGTGATGAGGTTACTCACTTAGTATTATTCCAGAATATCTTAAGAGAGTTAAAGACAGAAAATCCAGATCTTTTTACAGCAGAGTTAGAAGAAGAAATTCGTGATATGATGCGTACAGGTGTGGAACATGAAATTGAATGGGGACAATATGTAACTAACAATGAAATCTTAGGTCTTAACAATGATTTGATCGAATCTTATATTAAATATTTATCAAATCTAAGATTACGTGCGATTGGAATTCAAGAACTCTATCCTGAAATTGATAAGCATCCGATGGAATGGATTGAAAATTTCTCAAATCTAAATAGTACAAAGACTGATTTCTTTGAGGCAAAGGTAACGAATTATACCAAAGCAGCTGCTTATGATTTTGATGATCTTGTATAGTTATAATTTGAGTATTACCTTTAATTAATTAGTATTTGACCTTTAAAATTAAATAAATTAAGTTTTAATACGTAATTTTTACGAAAAATATTGCAATATATAAGATGTAAATTTATAATATTTGTAAAAGATAAGGTGTATATCGTGACTTAGGTACTTATCAGTCGCAGGGGCTTTTGACAGGATAAACTACTGGGAATGTTTATCCTGTTAGAAAGTCATACATAATGCTTTCTTTTTTTTAGAAAAGACGCTTTACAAGTGTGAATTGATAAAGGGTACACCTATGCTTTAGAATAAATTAAAAGGAGATTGAGATATGGGATACGTTGATGAGGTTATTGCATTAGTGGAAAAAAAGAATCCACACGAGCCAGAATTTTTACAAGCAGTAAAAGAAGTTTTAGAATCATTAAGAGCAGTTGTAGAAGCAAATGAGGATAAGTTTAGAAGAGAAGCATTATTAGAGCGCATCGTAGAACCAGATCGTCAATTGAAATTCAGAGTACCTTGGGTAGATGATAAAGGCCAGGTACAAGTTAATACTGGTTATCGTGTGCAATTTAATAATTCTATCGGACCTTACAAGGGTGGTCTTAGACTTCATCCAAGTGTAAACTTAAGTATCATCAAATTCTTAGGTTTTGAGCAAATCTTCAAAAATTCTTTAACTGGTCTGCCAATTGGTGGTGGTAAAGGTGGTTCTGATTTCGATCCTAAGGGTAAATCAGACAGAGAGATCATGGCTTTCTGTCAGAGTTTCATGACAGAATTATGTAAATATATTGGTGCTGATGTGGACGTTCCAGCCGGTGATATTGGTACAGGAGCAAGAGAGATCGGTTACATGTTCGGACAATACAAGAGAATTCGTGGAATGTACGAAGGTGTTCTTACTGGTAAAGGTTTATCATATGGTGGGTCTTTAGCAAGAACAGAAGCTACAGGATACGGTCTACTATATTTAACAAACGAAATGTTAAAATTCAATGGTGTTGATTTGAAAGGTAAAACAGTTTGCGTATCTGGTGCTGGTAATGTTGCAACTTATGCAATTCAAAAAGCAACAGAATTAGGTGCAAAAGTTGTTACTTGTTCTGATTCTACTGGATGGGTTTATGATCCAGAGGGAATCGATGTTGCTGCATTAAAAGAGATTAAAGAAGTTAAGAGAGCTAGACTTACAGAATATAAGAATTACAGACCAAACAGTGAATACCATGAAGGTAGAGGCGTTTGGACAGTTAAATGTGATGTTGCGCTTCCTTGTGCAACTCAAAATGAGTTAACGTTAGAGGATGCTAAGATCTTAGTTGCAAATGGTGTTACTGCTGTTGCTGAGGGTGCTAATATGCCTACGACTTTAGAGGCTACAGAGTTCTTCTTAGAGAACAAGGTTTTATTTGCTCCTGGTAAGGCTGCTAATGCTGGTGGTGTTGCTACTAGTGCTCTTGAGATGTCACAGAATAGTGAGAGACTTAGCTGGACGTTTGAAGAGGTTGATGCTAAGCTTCAACATATTATGGTTAATATTTTCCACAACATCGATGATGCTTCTAAGCGTTATGGTGCTGAGGGTAATTATGTGATCGGTGCAAATATTGCCGGTTTTGAAAAGGTTGCAGATGCTATGCTTGCACAGGGTGTTTGCTAGTTTTTGTTTTGGCTTTTGGGGAGGTCCGTTTTGGGCCTCCTTTTTTGCTTGTGAGGGGTGTGAGCCTTCCCCGGGTGCGGATTTGATGTTCTTTCTTCGGCCCAACGCAGGGCGCGATTTTAGGGCAGCTGCCGATTGGCAGCTTTTATGCAGGCTTGAAAAAGGGAGGAGTGGAAACGAAATTGTTTCCTCTCCTCCCTTTTGTCAATCCTTGCCCTAAAATCGCTTCCTGCTGATGGCTCCTCAGAAAGAACATCAAATCCGCGTAGGGGAAGGCAATTTACGGTACTGGCTGTACGGAAGGACTGCAGACTTAAGGATTGTGACAAGGGATTGCAGGATTGGCTGGGATAGAGTTTTAGGGATGTGAATTTCTGCGCTAAAGCTTAGAAATTCGCCACAGCTTGTAAGGATAAGCTGCGGCAGTTGGGGTGGCTAGTGGAGGTGGTTGGAATGCCGTGAGAGAGTATCAGACGGACGGCGGCTGTCTTGCTGCGCGCGCCAGCGCCTGGTTGGGGGAGTTTGTTTGTGGTGGGATGAGGATTGTTAGTGAGGTGGTTGGAACGCCGTGAGAGAATGTCAGACGGACGGCGGCTGTCTTGCTGCGCGCGCCAGCGCCTGGTTGGGGGAGTTTGTTTGTGGTGGGATGAGGATTGTTAGTGAGGTGGTTGGAATGCCGTGAGAGAGTATCAGACGGACGGCGGCTGTCTTGCTGCGCGCGCCAGCGCCTGATTTGGGAAGTTTGTTTGTGGTGGAATGGGGATTGTTAGTGAGATGGATGGAAATGCCGGGAGAGAATGTCAGACGGACGGTGACTGTCTTGCTGCGCACGCCAGCGCCTGGTTTGGGAAGTTTGTTTGTGGCGGGATGAGGATTGTTAGTGAGATGGATGGAAATGCCGGGAGAGAATGTCAGACGGACGGCGGCTGTCTTGCTGCGCGCGCCAGCGCCTGGTTTGGGAAGTTTGTTTGTGGCGGGATGGGGATTGTTAGTGAGATGGATGGAAATGCCGGGAGAGAATGTCAGACGGACGGTGACTGTCTTGCTGCGCGCCAGCGCCTGATTTGGGGAGTTTGTTTGTGGTGGAATGGGGATTGTTGGTGAGATGGATGGAACTCCGTGAGAGATTGTCAGACGGACGGCGACTGTCTTGCTGCGCGCGCCAGCGCCTGGTTTGGGAAGTTTGTTTGTGGCGGGATGAGGATTGTTAGTGAGACGGTGGCTGTCTCACTGCGTCCGCCAGCGCCTGTGGTAGGTTTCTTTGTGGTGCTAGTGGAGGGGTGTGTTATAATTGGAGTAGAGGAGATGTTACGATAATGCGTAGAAGTACATATATAGTGAAGTGTTTTTCTGTTGTTAGTGTGATAGCGACTGTGTTGGGGCTATGTTATTGGAATTGGTTACGTACATTTTTATTGTTAGGACTGTGTTTGATTGGTTTTGGTATTTCTCTTTTGGTCAAGGGGA carries:
- a CDS encoding amino acid ABC transporter, ATP-binding protein; its protein translation is MIHINNLVKSFHGNIVLDGISQVINQGDKVVIVGPSGSGKSTFLRCLNLLETPTSGEIIFEGENITESGRDINKIREKMGMVFQQFNLFPHLTVLDNIMLAPVKLGRMTKEEARDKALELLARIGLSDKADCYPKQLSGGQKQRIAIVRSLAMDPDVLLFDEPTSALDPEMVNEVLDLMKELAREGMTMIVVTHEMGFAKEVANRVLFIDGGKVLEENNPIDFFEHPQNERLKTFLSKVL
- a CDS encoding putative ADP-ribosylglycohydrolase, with translation MRSPLLEENKLRAVRSTSPLFTEVLGGIKNQDYGTKESPINDRKEDDVLAFGPPVGLYFMDSPSMAFRVASEIAAMIYGNPTAYLSVGLFAAIISLVASGSSILEAVPHALSILGGYHGSREVYDTVILALEKGKKKNTLEYADHHSTAATTLARGIYDVLLYEENYEEAIILAIQGKRKNQIGYICGCLLGLKLGLDEIPKDAVESIDCIDIILKMSDKLGISYENKLYIT
- a CDS encoding PTS system, beta-glucoside-specific IIB component is translated as MGIFQRFRKKVDEPVSEKEVFVPLNGTIIALDQVNDPLFADHVLGDGIAIEPSDGVLVSPVDGEITMLFDSKHAILIKSKDGVKIFIHIGIDTVALGGRYFRSLCKLGDRVTKGDKIMEFDCDMIRKEGYELTTPIIISNYNDYEEIEVVAKEQVSRLDLLMKMK
- a CDS encoding dihydroorotase, giving the protein MLLIKNGYLLTMEEKDYENGCILIENGKIIEIGESIQETDEMEVIDAKGNLVMPGIIEAHCHIGITEEKKGMEGDDCNEITEPITPYLRAIDGINPMDQAFHDAIKAGITSVQAGPGSSNVVGGQFAFIKTHGRILSEMLVKEYSSMKVSFGENPKKNYGDKDKMPSTRMATAWMLRKELLNAKQYLEQKENAKKNNEPFAINYEIEPWIPVLLREVPLKAHVHRVDDIMTAIRIAKEFNLKMTLDHCSEGHLIKDSIKEAGYPVIIGPSLASRNKIEIQYASPKTAGVLQNEGILVGITTDHPVILIQYLPMCAGVAAKMGLGVIEALRAITINAAKICGVEERVGSLKVGKDADIVIFDDNPLEIFTNTLYTIINGIIVYDASKEEK
- a CDS encoding ribonucleotide reductase of class Ia (aerobic), alpha subunit → MKISIIKRNGKQEPLCVEKTKRMVRYACEGIEGCDPIELELDSQIQFIDGMTTKNIQKVLIQTAIEKVISTARDDYGNTFRKTNTNWQYVAARLYAYDLYKEAAIQRGYTHFGYGDYYTLVKMLTDAECYGSYLLENYSKAEVEELGSYIREERDELFNYEGIKLLSDRYLVRGYNKEVMELPQERFMTIAMHLAIPEGENRVKYAKEFYDLLSQLKMTVATPTLANAGTKFYQLSSCFISTVGDNLWSIYDVNQKFSSVSKHGGALGIYLGKVRALNSEIRGFKNASGGVIPWIRLYNDTAVAVDQLGRRKGGATVTLDIWHADLYEFLELRTNNGDDRRKAHDIFPALSVPDLFMERLINREEFSLFDPYMVQKVMGYSLEDFYDDKEKEFTKRYLECEANLAIPRVSVPALDIMKRIMKSAVETGTPFIFFRDIVNRANPNKHNGMIYASNLCHEIAQNMSESEFIQEQCQDEDGNTIIVTKVQSGDMVTCNLNSINLGKITKEELAKNIPLQIRMLDNVITLNQSPVMEAKITSEKYRAIGLGTSGYHHYLVNNGIRWESEEHYQAADELFEEIAYQAIKASMELAKEKGSYPVFEGSEWQTGEYFARRNYTSERFVKLQEEIKQNGMRNGYIMAVAPTGSTSNIANTTAGIDPIFMKSFIEEKKGSFIPKTAPDLNDSNFWLYQEAHHINQFVSIKACGIRQRHVDQAQSFNLYITPNVKAIDILNMYIECWKNGVKTIYYVRNQSLEMDECSSCSS
- a CDS encoding ribonucleotide reductase of class Ia (aerobic), beta subunit — protein: MNKKKIFNEFGLRGTQSIINGNTTNLREWNRIKYDWARTMYRTMLNNFWIPEEISLSEDVKQFAYLTDGERNAFDRIISFLNFLDSVQSENLPNLSRYVTASEVSSLLNIQAFQEEIHAQSYSYILDTVTNPVTRDEIYDMWRVDEHLLKRNRFIASIYQQFNEEATQENFIKVVIANYILEGIYFYSGFSFFYTLARQGKMTATSTIFKYINRDEVTHLVLFQNILRELKTENPDLFTAELEEEIRDMMRTGVEHEIEWGQYVTNNEILGLNNDLIESYIKYLSNLRLRAIGIQELYPEIDKHPMEWIENFSNLNSTKTDFFEAKVTNYTKAAAYDFDDLV
- a CDS encoding NADP-specific glutamate dehydrogenase, producing MGYVDEVIALVEKKNPHEPEFLQAVKEVLESLRAVVEANEDKFRREALLERIVEPDRQLKFRVPWVDDKGQVQVNTGYRVQFNNSIGPYKGGLRLHPSVNLSIIKFLGFEQIFKNSLTGLPIGGGKGGSDFDPKGKSDREIMAFCQSFMTELCKYIGADVDVPAGDIGTGAREIGYMFGQYKRIRGMYEGVLTGKGLSYGGSLARTEATGYGLLYLTNEMLKFNGVDLKGKTVCVSGAGNVATYAIQKATELGAKVVTCSDSTGWVYDPEGIDVAALKEIKEVKRARLTEYKNYRPNSEYHEGRGVWTVKCDVALPCATQNELTLEDAKILVANGVTAVAEGANMPTTLEATEFFLENKVLFAPGKAANAGGVATSALEMSQNSERLSWTFEEVDAKLQHIMVNIFHNIDDASKRYGAEGNYVIGANIAGFEKVADAMLAQGVC